From one Pseudomonas sp. S35 genomic stretch:
- the leuS gene encoding leucine--tRNA ligase — protein sequence MHEQYQPREIENAAQTFWDEQKSFEVSEQPGKETFYCLSMFPYPSGKLHMGHVRNYTIGDVISRYQRMQGKNVLQPMGWDAFGMPAENAAMKNNVAPAKWTYENIAYMKTQLRSLGLAVDWSREVTTCKPDYYRWEQWLFTRLFEKGVIYRKNGTVNWDPIDQTVLANEQVIDGRGWRSGALIEKREIPMYYFKITAYADELLSSLDDLPGWPEQVKTMQRNWIGKSKGMEVQFPYSVDSIGSAGALKVFTTRPDTLMGATYVAVAAEHPLATQAAQNNPELAAFIAECKGGSVAEADVATQEKKGLPTGLFVEHPLTGEKLPVWVANYVLMHYGDGAVMAVPAHDERDFEFAVKYSLPIKSVVRTSSGDTNPTPWQDAYNEHGTLINSGEFDGLDFQGAFDAIEVALIKKNLGASRTQFRLRDWGISRQRYWGCPIPIIHCDTCGDVPVPQDQLPVVLPEDVVPDGAGSPLARMPEFYECSCPKCGAPAKRETDTMDTFVESSWYYARYASPHYEGGLVEKSAADHWLPVDQYIGGIEHAILHLLYARFFHKLMRDEGLVSSNEPFKNLLTQGMVIAETYYRREANGAYTWFNPADVELERDSKAKVISAKLIADGLPVEIGGTEKMAKSKNNGVDPQSMIDQFGADTCRLFMMFASPPDMSAEWSDSGVEGSHRFLKRVWRLAHAHVSQGLPAKLDTASLSDEQKLIRRSTHLAIKQASQDVGQNHKFNTAIAQVMTLMNVLEKAPQVTEQDRALVQEGLETVTLLLAPITPHISHDLWSRLGHSDAVIDARWPVQDDSALVQDTLQLVIQVNGKLRGQIDMPATASREEVEAAARVNENVLRFTEGLTIRKVIVVPGKLVNIVAS from the coding sequence ATGCACGAACAATATCAGCCCCGTGAAATAGAAAATGCCGCCCAAACCTTCTGGGACGAGCAAAAGTCCTTTGAAGTCAGTGAACAGCCGGGCAAGGAGACTTTCTACTGCCTATCGATGTTCCCTTACCCCAGCGGCAAGCTACACATGGGGCATGTGCGCAACTACACCATCGGCGACGTGATTTCCCGCTACCAGCGCATGCAAGGCAAGAACGTCCTGCAACCTATGGGTTGGGACGCTTTCGGCATGCCGGCAGAAAACGCCGCGATGAAAAACAACGTGGCTCCCGCCAAGTGGACCTACGAAAACATCGCCTACATGAAGACCCAGCTGCGCAGCCTGGGCCTGGCGGTGGACTGGTCCCGCGAAGTGACCACCTGCAAGCCGGACTACTACCGCTGGGAACAATGGCTGTTCACTCGCCTGTTCGAAAAAGGCGTGATCTACCGCAAGAACGGCACCGTGAACTGGGACCCGATCGACCAGACCGTCCTGGCCAACGAGCAAGTGATCGACGGTCGCGGCTGGCGTTCCGGCGCACTGATCGAAAAGCGCGAAATCCCGATGTACTACTTCAAGATCACCGCCTACGCGGATGAACTGCTGTCGAGCCTCGACGACCTGCCGGGCTGGCCTGAACAGGTCAAGACCATGCAGCGCAACTGGATCGGCAAATCCAAGGGCATGGAAGTGCAGTTCCCGTACAGCGTCGATTCCATCGGCAGCGCCGGCGCACTCAAAGTCTTCACCACCCGCCCGGACACCCTGATGGGCGCGACCTACGTCGCCGTGGCTGCCGAGCATCCACTGGCCACCCAGGCCGCACAGAACAACCCTGAGCTTGCGGCGTTCATCGCCGAATGCAAAGGCGGCAGCGTGGCCGAAGCCGACGTCGCCACCCAAGAGAAAAAAGGCCTGCCGACCGGCCTGTTCGTCGAGCACCCACTGACTGGCGAAAAACTGCCGGTGTGGGTCGCCAACTATGTGCTGATGCATTACGGCGATGGCGCAGTAATGGCTGTGCCGGCCCACGACGAGCGCGACTTCGAGTTCGCCGTCAAATACAGCCTGCCGATCAAGTCGGTGGTGCGCACAAGTTCCGGCGACACCAACCCGACGCCGTGGCAGGACGCTTACAACGAACACGGCACCCTGATCAATTCCGGCGAATTCGACGGCCTGGACTTCCAGGGCGCCTTCGACGCCATCGAAGTCGCACTGATCAAGAAAAACCTCGGTGCCTCGCGCACCCAGTTCCGCCTGCGCGACTGGGGCATCAGCCGCCAGCGCTACTGGGGCTGCCCGATCCCGATCATCCACTGCGACACCTGCGGTGATGTTCCTGTACCGCAGGACCAACTGCCAGTCGTACTGCCGGAAGACGTGGTGCCGGATGGCGCTGGTTCGCCGCTGGCACGCATGCCCGAGTTCTACGAGTGCAGTTGCCCGAAATGCGGCGCGCCGGCCAAGCGCGAAACCGACACAATGGACACCTTCGTCGAGTCCTCGTGGTATTACGCCCGCTACGCCTCGCCTCATTACGAGGGCGGCCTGGTGGAAAAATCCGCGGCCGACCATTGGTTGCCGGTGGATCAGTACATTGGTGGCATCGAGCACGCCATTCTTCACCTGCTGTATGCGCGCTTCTTCCACAAGCTGATGCGCGACGAAGGCCTGGTGAGCTCCAACGAGCCGTTCAAGAACCTGCTGACCCAAGGCATGGTGATCGCCGAGACTTACTATCGTCGCGAAGCCAATGGCGCCTACACCTGGTTCAACCCGGCGGACGTCGAGCTCGAGCGTGACAGCAAAGCCAAGGTCATCAGCGCCAAGCTGATCGCCGACGGCCTGCCGGTAGAAATCGGCGGTACCGAGAAAATGGCCAAGTCGAAGAACAACGGCGTCGACCCTCAGTCGATGATCGACCAGTTCGGCGCCGACACCTGCCGCCTGTTCATGATGTTTGCCTCACCGCCTGACATGAGCGCCGAATGGTCCGACTCCGGCGTCGAAGGCTCGCACCGCTTCCTCAAGCGTGTCTGGCGCCTGGCGCATGCCCATGTCAGCCAAGGCCTGCCGGCCAAGCTGGACACCGCGAGCCTGAGCGACGAGCAGAAACTCATTCGCCGCAGCACCCACCTGGCCATCAAGCAAGCCAGCCAGGACGTGGGCCAGAACCACAAGTTCAACACCGCCATCGCCCAAGTGATGACGCTGATGAACGTGCTGGAAAAAGCCCCGCAAGTCACCGAGCAGGATCGCGCACTGGTACAGGAAGGCCTGGAAACAGTCACCCTGCTGCTGGCGCCGATCACGCCGCATATCAGCCACGACCTGTGGAGCCGCCTGGGCCACAGCGACGCGGTCATCGATGCGCGCTGGCCGGTGCAGGATGACAGCGCGCTGGTACAGGACACGCTGCAACTGGTGATCCAGGTCAACGGCAAGCTGCGTGGCCAGATCGACATGCCAGCCACTGCCAGCCGTGAAGAAGTCGAAGCCGCCGCGCGCGTCAACGAGAACGTGCTGCGTTTCACTGAAGGCCTGACGATCCGCAAAGTGATCGTGGTGCCTGGCAAACTGGTCAATATCGTCGCTAGCTAA
- the lptE gene encoding LPS assembly lipoprotein LptE, with protein sequence MIKRNLLVMGLAVLLSACGFQLRGTGTNDLTIKELDVSARDAYSETVTQLRQVLESSGVHVYTGATYKLFLANEKETQRNLSYASAGRASDIELSTVLEFEIQGRDHLPLMGDKIQVQKIVSHDGNNLVGSDSEIIQVRKEMRRELVQRMVLRLSMLTPEQLETLQQAADNKAKADADALKAAKEYEDNTPKQSPVEVPAE encoded by the coding sequence ATGATCAAACGCAACCTGCTGGTTATGGGCCTTGCCGTACTGCTGAGCGCTTGCGGCTTCCAGCTGCGCGGCACCGGCACCAATGACCTGACGATCAAGGAACTGGACGTCAGCGCCCGCGACGCCTACAGCGAGACAGTGACCCAACTGCGCCAGGTCCTGGAAAGCAGCGGTGTACACGTCTACACCGGCGCGACCTACAAACTGTTCCTGGCCAACGAGAAAGAAACCCAGCGTAACCTGAGCTACGCCAGCGCCGGTCGCGCCTCGGACATAGAACTGAGCACCGTGCTGGAGTTCGAAATCCAGGGCCGCGACCACCTGCCGTTGATGGGTGACAAGATCCAGGTGCAGAAAATCGTCAGCCACGACGGCAACAACCTGGTGGGTTCGGACTCCGAAATCATCCAGGTGCGCAAGGAAATGCGTCGCGAACTGGTGCAGCGCATGGTCCTGCGCCTGTCGATGCTGACCCCAGAACAGCTCGAAACCCTGCAGCAAGCGGCTGACAACAAGGCCAAGGCTGATGCCGATGCGCTGAAAGCGGCGAAAGAGTACGAAGACAACACGCCGAAACAATCGCCTGTTGAAGTACCCGCCGAGTAA
- a CDS encoding YdcF family protein, giving the protein MPIRYFIKQLLLPPGIFLLLLVVAWWFRRSRPRLAGCCFALGLGGMWLISLPVMVEWGARALQTEPPLAREDWSTLAQRADAIVVLGSGRERGDPAWGTDQPTGIGLERQRYAAQLAKASGLPVLTTGGLHYGTPPSEAQMMAVSMQDDFGVAVRWKEERSRTTWENAQMSAEILLPEGIKRVVVVTQAWHMPRSVWSFEKAGFTVVPAPVGFLSVDNARPLGGWMPESKSVWQSGQLINEAVGQVGYRLFYR; this is encoded by the coding sequence ATGCCTATTCGTTATTTCATCAAACAACTGCTGCTGCCGCCCGGCATTTTCTTGCTGCTGTTGGTCGTTGCCTGGTGGTTTCGGCGCAGCCGCCCTCGGCTGGCAGGTTGCTGCTTCGCGTTGGGCCTGGGTGGCATGTGGTTGATCAGCCTACCGGTGATGGTGGAGTGGGGCGCGCGCGCCCTGCAAACCGAGCCGCCATTGGCACGTGAGGACTGGTCGACCCTCGCCCAGCGCGCAGACGCCATTGTGGTGCTGGGTTCGGGCCGTGAGCGCGGTGACCCGGCGTGGGGAACTGACCAGCCCACCGGTATCGGCCTGGAACGCCAGCGTTATGCCGCGCAACTGGCGAAGGCCTCCGGGTTGCCGGTACTGACGACTGGCGGCTTGCACTATGGCACCCCGCCCAGTGAAGCGCAGATGATGGCGGTGTCGATGCAGGATGACTTCGGCGTGGCGGTGCGCTGGAAGGAAGAACGCAGCCGTACCACCTGGGAAAACGCGCAGATGAGCGCCGAGATTCTATTGCCTGAGGGCATCAAGCGCGTGGTGGTGGTGACCCAGGCCTGGCACATGCCACGTTCGGTGTGGAGTTTTGAAAAGGCCGGCTTCACCGTGGTGCCGGCACCCGTAGGCTTCCTGAGCGTGGACAATGCCCGGCCGTTGGGCGGCTGGATGCCGGAGTCCAAGTCGGTGTGGCAGAGCGGGCAGTTGATCAACGAGGCGGTGGGGCAGGTGGGGTATCGGTTGTTTTATCGATAA
- the arfA gene encoding alternative ribosome rescue factor ArfA yields the protein MSKKPSKHGPNKAKSIIAQPLFRSRQERAGKGKGSYRREAFQSNSWEASYFLAA from the coding sequence ATGAGCAAAAAGCCATCCAAGCATGGCCCCAACAAGGCCAAATCCATCATCGCCCAGCCACTGTTCCGCAGCCGTCAGGAACGCGCCGGCAAGGGCAAAGGCAGCTACCGCCGCGAAGCCTTCCAGTCTAATAGCTGGGAGGCTTCTTACTTTCTGGCTGCCTGA
- the lnt gene encoding apolipoprotein N-acyltransferase yields MRRLTAPGWPGNLLAVVAGAITTLALAPFDLWPFALLAVGLFYIGLRELSPRQALGRGWCFGFGLFGAGTSWIYYSIHHFGGASVLLAGFLMLLFTAAIAWFFALPAWLWARWLRRNEAPLADALTFAALWVGQEAFRGWFLTGFPWLYSGYSQLDGPLTGLAPVGGMWLISFALALTAALLCNLPRLLAGKRNAFIGAGLLLLVAPWAIGLALKHHAWTAPSGAPLTVAAIQGNVEQSMKWDPEQLNAQLALYRDMSLSSKPVDLLVWPETAVPVLKESVEGYLGMMGKFAADRHTALITGVPIRQEVHHQKRYFNGITVVGEGDGTYLKQKLVPFGEYVPLQDMLRGLIAFFDLPMSDFARGPADQPMLQAKGYQIAPFICYEVVYPEFAAGLSAQSDLLLTISNDTWFGRSIGPLQHLQMAQMRALEAGRWMIRATNNGVTGLINPFGQITVQIPQFERGILYGEVVPMHNLTPYLQWRSWPLIIVCVMLFGWALLAGRMSKTV; encoded by the coding sequence ATGCGCCGTCTCACCGCTCCCGGCTGGCCCGGTAATTTGCTGGCCGTGGTGGCCGGTGCTATCACCACCCTGGCGCTGGCGCCATTCGACCTGTGGCCGTTTGCGCTGCTGGCAGTCGGATTGTTCTATATCGGGCTGCGGGAACTGTCCCCGCGTCAGGCCCTGGGCCGTGGCTGGTGTTTTGGTTTCGGCCTGTTTGGTGCCGGCACCAGCTGGATCTACTACAGCATCCACCACTTCGGCGGCGCTTCGGTGCTGCTGGCGGGGTTCTTGATGCTGCTGTTCACCGCCGCCATTGCCTGGTTCTTCGCCCTGCCCGCGTGGCTGTGGGCGCGCTGGCTGCGCCGCAATGAAGCGCCGCTGGCCGATGCGCTGACGTTTGCCGCGTTGTGGGTCGGCCAGGAAGCCTTTCGCGGTTGGTTCCTCACTGGCTTCCCGTGGCTGTACTCCGGCTACAGCCAACTCGACGGCCCGCTCACCGGCTTGGCGCCAGTCGGCGGCATGTGGCTGATTTCCTTTGCCTTGGCACTCACGGCGGCCTTGCTGTGCAACCTGCCGCGCCTGCTGGCCGGCAAGCGCAATGCCTTTATCGGTGCCGGCCTGCTGTTGCTGGTCGCGCCCTGGGCCATCGGCCTGGCGCTCAAACACCATGCGTGGACTGCCCCTTCCGGTGCGCCGCTGACCGTGGCGGCTATTCAGGGCAACGTCGAACAAAGCATGAAGTGGGACCCGGAGCAGCTCAATGCGCAGCTGGCGCTGTACCGCGACATGAGTTTGAGCTCCAAGCCCGTCGATTTGCTGGTGTGGCCAGAAACCGCGGTGCCGGTGCTCAAGGAGTCCGTCGAGGGTTACTTGGGCATGATGGGCAAGTTCGCCGCCGACCGGCACACCGCGCTGATCACCGGCGTTCCGATTCGCCAGGAAGTGCACCACCAGAAGCGCTACTTCAACGGGATTACCGTGGTGGGCGAAGGCGATGGCACCTATCTCAAGCAGAAGCTCGTGCCGTTTGGCGAGTACGTGCCGCTGCAAGACATGCTGCGTGGGCTGATTGCCTTCTTCGACCTGCCGATGTCGGACTTCGCCCGCGGCCCTGCGGACCAGCCGATGTTGCAGGCCAAGGGCTATCAGATTGCGCCGTTCATTTGCTACGAGGTGGTTTACCCAGAGTTCGCCGCCGGCCTGTCGGCCCAAAGCGACCTGCTGCTGACCATCAGCAACGACACTTGGTTCGGCCGCTCCATCGGCCCGTTGCAGCACCTGCAAATGGCGCAGATGCGCGCGTTGGAAGCAGGCCGCTGGATGATCCGCGCGACCAACAATGGCGTGACCGGGCTGATCAACCCGTTTGGGCAGATCACCGTGCAGATCCCGCAGTTCGAGCGCGGCATTCTCTACGGCGAAGTGGTGCCGATGCACAACCTCACCCCGTACCTGCAATGGCGTTCGTGGCCGCTGATCATCGTGTGCGTGATGCTGTTTGGCTGGGCGCTGCTTGCCGGCCGGATGTCCAAAACCGTTTAA
- a CDS encoding lytic murein transglycosylase: MPSRLSRHWHLRQLIAASSLILLVACAEKPTAADAQPLPKLQTAPVVAPAVVAPLAVDNLDIQPTQTFAEWQAGFRAQALQAGITAAVFDNAFANVTPDMAVIRADRSQPEFSRPVWEYLDGALSPLRVRNGQALLIKYADILQSIEQRYGVDRQALVSVWGMESNFGQFQGNNSVIRSLATLAYEGRRPAFAQAQLLAALQIIQHGDIQADQMKGSWAGAMGQTQFIPTTYNTHAVDFDGDGRRDIWNSPADALASTAHYLQSSGWQKGQPWGIEVKQLPANFDYALADGGIRKTVAEWLKLGIQLPPGASMPANVDQLSAALLLPAGYRGPAFLVLDNFRAILKYNNSSSYALAVGLLSERFGGGGVIRGEWPKDELPLSRSQRMDLQTALTANGYDAGNPDGIIGANTRKAIRAAQQALGWPADGYPTVKLLESLQNR, encoded by the coding sequence ATGCCCTCTCGTCTTTCCCGTCATTGGCACCTTCGCCAATTGATCGCTGCCTCCAGCCTCATTCTGCTTGTCGCCTGCGCGGAAAAACCCACCGCAGCCGACGCCCAACCGCTGCCAAAGCTCCAGACCGCTCCCGTGGTAGCGCCCGCTGTCGTGGCCCCACTGGCGGTGGACAACCTCGACATCCAGCCGACCCAGACGTTTGCCGAATGGCAGGCCGGCTTTCGCGCGCAAGCCCTGCAGGCCGGCATTACCGCTGCCGTGTTCGACAACGCGTTCGCCAACGTCACCCCCGACATGGCAGTGATCCGCGCCGACCGTAGCCAGCCGGAGTTTTCCCGCCCGGTGTGGGAATACCTCGACGGCGCGCTGTCGCCGCTGCGGGTGCGTAATGGCCAAGCGCTGCTGATCAAGTACGCCGACATCCTGCAAAGCATCGAGCAACGCTATGGCGTCGACCGCCAGGCGCTCGTCTCGGTGTGGGGCATGGAAAGCAACTTCGGCCAGTTCCAGGGCAACAATTCGGTGATCCGTTCCCTGGCGACCCTGGCCTATGAAGGCCGGCGCCCGGCGTTTGCCCAGGCGCAATTGCTGGCAGCCCTGCAGATCATCCAGCACGGCGATATCCAGGCCGACCAGATGAAAGGCTCCTGGGCCGGCGCCATGGGCCAGACGCAATTCATCCCGACCACCTACAACACCCACGCCGTGGACTTCGATGGCGACGGTCGCCGCGACATCTGGAACAGCCCGGCCGACGCCCTCGCCTCCACCGCGCACTACCTGCAAAGCTCCGGCTGGCAGAAAGGCCAGCCGTGGGGCATTGAGGTCAAACAATTGCCGGCGAACTTCGATTACGCCCTGGCCGATGGCGGCATTCGCAAGACCGTTGCCGAATGGCTGAAACTGGGCATCCAACTGCCGCCGGGCGCAAGCATGCCGGCCAATGTCGACCAACTCTCCGCCGCCCTGCTGCTGCCTGCGGGCTACCGTGGCCCGGCGTTCCTGGTGTTGGATAACTTCCGCGCAATCCTCAAGTACAACAACTCGTCGTCCTACGCGCTGGCGGTTGGCTTGCTGTCGGAGCGGTTTGGTGGGGGCGGTGTGATTCGCGGCGAATGGCCGAAGGATGAGCTGCCGTTGAGCCGCTCCCAGCGTATGGATCTGCAGACCGCGTTGACTGCCAACGGCTATGACGCGGGCAACCCGGATGGGATTATCGGTGCCAACACCCGTAAGGCGATTCGTGCGGCGCAACAGGCGCTGGGCTGGCCGGCGGATGGGTATCCGACGGTGAAGTTGCTGGAGTCGTTGCAAAACCGCTAG
- the holA gene encoding DNA polymerase III subunit delta, whose amino-acid sequence MKLAPAQLAKHLQGGLAPVYIVSGDDPLLCQEAADAIRTAARQQGFDERQVFSADASFDWGTLLQAGASMSLFAEKRLLELRLPSGKPGDKGAAALMEYCSRPAEDTVLLISLPKLDASAQKTKWGKALVEGAQTQFIQIWPVDSNQLPQWIRQRLSQSGLSATQDAVELIAARVEGNLLAAAQEIEKLKLMAEDGQITVETVQGAVADSARFDVFGLVDAILNGEPAHALRMLEGLRGEGVEPPVILWALARELRVLANIALQYSQGTPLDKCFSQARPPVWDKRKPLMSKALQRYSAQRWAQLLLEAQRIDAQIKGQAAGSPWMSLSRLSLLMAGQRLTLPAE is encoded by the coding sequence ATGAAACTCGCCCCCGCCCAACTCGCCAAACACCTGCAAGGTGGCCTCGCGCCTGTCTACATCGTCAGCGGTGATGACCCGCTGCTGTGCCAGGAAGCCGCCGACGCCATCCGTACCGCCGCCCGCCAGCAAGGTTTCGATGAACGCCAGGTCTTCAGCGCCGACGCCAGTTTCGACTGGGGCACGCTGCTGCAAGCCGGTGCGAGCATGTCGCTGTTCGCCGAAAAACGCCTGCTGGAGCTGCGCCTGCCTTCGGGCAAGCCCGGTGATAAAGGCGCGGCGGCCCTCATGGAATACTGCTCGCGCCCGGCAGAAGACACGGTATTGCTGATCAGCCTGCCCAAACTCGACGCCAGCGCGCAGAAAACCAAGTGGGGCAAGGCCCTGGTGGAAGGGGCGCAGACCCAGTTCATCCAGATCTGGCCGGTGGACAGCAACCAGTTACCCCAGTGGATTCGTCAGCGTCTTTCCCAATCGGGTCTGTCGGCCACCCAGGATGCGGTGGAGTTGATCGCCGCCCGGGTCGAAGGCAACTTGCTTGCCGCCGCCCAGGAGATCGAAAAACTCAAGCTGATGGCCGAGGACGGGCAGATTACCGTCGAGACAGTCCAGGGTGCCGTGGCCGACAGCGCACGCTTTGACGTATTCGGGCTGGTGGATGCGATCCTCAACGGCGAACCCGCCCACGCCCTGCGCATGCTCGAAGGCCTGCGCGGCGAAGGAGTGGAGCCGCCGGTGATTCTCTGGGCGCTGGCCCGTGAGTTGCGGGTACTGGCCAATATTGCCCTGCAATACAGCCAGGGCACGCCGCTGGACAAGTGTTTCAGCCAAGCCCGACCACCCGTCTGGGACAAGCGCAAACCCCTGATGAGCAAAGCCCTGCAACGGTACTCGGCGCAACGCTGGGCACAACTGTTGCTGGAGGCGCAGCGCATCGACGCGCAGATCAAAGGCCAGGCAGCCGGTTCGCCGTGGATGAGCCTGAGCCGTTTGTCGCTATTGATGGCCGGCCAGCGCCTGACACTTCCCGCCGAATAA
- the lipA gene encoding lipoyl synthase has product MIPTLDITDRPAPAPRAKVEAGVKLRGAEKVARIPVKIIPTTELPKKPDWIRVRIPVSPEVDRIKALLRKHKLHSVCEEASCPNLGECFSGGTATFMIMGDICTRRCPFCDVGHGRPKPLDVNEPQSLAIAIADLKLKYVVITSVDRDDLRDGGAQHFADCIREIRKLSPNVMLETLVPDYRGRMDVALEITAAEPPDVFNHNLETVPRLYKAARPGSDYQWSLTLLQKFKQMMPHIPTKSGLMLGLGETDEEVIEVMKRMREHDIDMLTLGQYLQPSRSHLPVQRFVHPDTFAWFAEEGYKMGFKNVASGPLVRSSYHADEQAKLVKASLVS; this is encoded by the coding sequence ATGATCCCGACGCTGGACATTACCGACCGTCCGGCCCCGGCCCCGCGTGCCAAGGTGGAAGCCGGCGTCAAGCTGCGCGGCGCCGAGAAGGTTGCACGCATCCCGGTGAAGATCATTCCGACCACCGAACTGCCGAAAAAGCCCGACTGGATCCGCGTGCGCATCCCGGTTTCGCCGGAAGTCGACCGTATCAAGGCCCTGCTGCGCAAACACAAACTGCACAGCGTGTGCGAAGAAGCCTCCTGCCCGAACCTGGGTGAGTGCTTCTCCGGCGGCACCGCCACCTTCATGATCATGGGCGACATCTGCACCCGTCGTTGCCCGTTTTGCGACGTCGGCCACGGCCGTCCGAAGCCATTGGACGTCAACGAGCCGCAAAGCCTGGCCATCGCCATCGCTGACCTGAAACTCAAATACGTGGTGATCACCTCGGTTGACCGCGATGACCTGCGTGACGGCGGTGCCCAGCACTTTGCCGACTGCATCCGTGAAATCCGCAAGCTGTCGCCCAACGTGATGCTCGAAACCCTGGTGCCGGATTACCGTGGCCGTATGGACGTGGCGCTGGAAATCACCGCTGCCGAGCCACCGGATGTGTTCAACCACAACCTGGAAACCGTGCCACGCCTGTACAAGGCTGCGCGTCCGGGTTCGGACTACCAGTGGTCGCTGACCCTGCTGCAGAAATTCAAGCAGATGATGCCGCACATCCCGACCAAATCCGGCCTGATGCTGGGCTTGGGCGAAACCGACGAAGAAGTCATCGAAGTCATGAAGCGCATGCGCGAACACGACATCGACATGCTGACCCTGGGCCAATACCTGCAACCGTCGCGCAGCCACTTGCCGGTGCAGCGTTTCGTGCACCCGGACACCTTCGCCTGGTTCGCCGAGGAAGGCTACAAGATGGGCTTCAAGAACGTTGCCTCGGGCCCGCTGGTACGTTCCTCGTACCACGCTGATGAGCAGGCCAAGCTGGTCAAGGCGAGCCTGGTCTCGTAA
- a CDS encoding LD-carboxypeptidase: protein MTAAVPALRPEGTIALIAPAGPAALDVEKAGQWMRTRGYDLRIFPGVYERDGYLAGSDKVRLNDLHAAFANPDIDAIFCLRGGYGTPRLLDALDFDLIRANPKPFVGYSDITALHLAINRYAGFVTFHGPMLNADLLGNKQPPTESSLFSLLRGQLGAGSVLAHPVAFPLTTIEPGIACGRLLGGNLSMIAAVMGTPFELEAEGIILFIEDVNEPIYRIDRLLTHLRLAGKLALVAGVLVGDVAGVDNGALERLLKQSFEPLGIPVLSGWRSGHCDPNLTLPMGALVRLDAGEQRVVLEQDVVFKP from the coding sequence ATGACAGCAGCCGTTCCAGCCCTTCGTCCTGAAGGCACCATCGCCCTGATCGCCCCCGCCGGCCCCGCCGCATTGGACGTTGAAAAGGCCGGCCAATGGATGCGCACCCGCGGCTACGACCTGCGAATTTTCCCCGGCGTCTATGAGCGCGACGGCTACCTCGCCGGCAGCGATAAAGTCCGCCTCAACGATCTGCACGCCGCCTTTGCCAATCCCGATATCGATGCCATCTTCTGCCTGCGCGGCGGCTATGGAACGCCACGATTGCTGGACGCGCTGGACTTCGACCTGATCCGCGCCAACCCCAAGCCGTTTGTAGGCTATAGCGACATCACCGCCCTGCATCTGGCGATCAACCGTTACGCTGGCTTCGTGACCTTCCACGGCCCGATGCTCAATGCCGACCTGCTCGGAAACAAGCAGCCACCTACCGAGTCCTCCCTGTTCAGCCTGCTACGTGGCCAGCTCGGCGCCGGCAGTGTGCTCGCGCACCCGGTGGCGTTCCCGTTGACCACCATAGAGCCTGGCATCGCCTGTGGGCGCTTGCTGGGGGGCAACCTGTCGATGATCGCGGCGGTGATGGGCACGCCTTTCGAGCTGGAGGCTGAAGGCATCATCCTGTTTATCGAGGACGTCAACGAACCGATCTACCGTATCGACCGCTTGCTCACGCACCTGCGCCTGGCGGGCAAGTTGGCGCTGGTCGCCGGGGTGCTGGTCGGTGATGTGGCGGGGGTGGATAACGGTGCGCTGGAGCGCTTGCTGAAGCAGAGCTTCGAGCCTCTGGGCATTCCAGTATTGTCTGGCTGGCGCAGCGGGCATTGCGATCCGAACCTGACGCTGCCGATGGGCGCATTGGTGCGGCTGGATGCGGGGGAACAGCGGGTGGTGTTGGAGCAGGATGTGGTGTTCAAACCCTGA
- the lipB gene encoding lipoyl(octanoyl) transferase LipB, translating to MSQVLGFRELGQMAYEPVWHAMQRFTNERGTSAPDEVWLVEHPPVFTQGQAGKAEHLLLPGDIPVVQVDRGGQVTYHGPGQLVAYLLLDVRKLGFGVRDLVSRIEACLIELLASYGITAAAKPDAPGVYVDGAKIASLGLRIRHGCSFHGLALNVDMDLAPFRRINPCGYAGLAMTQMSEHATPIKFAEVSARLRAQLVKHLDYAEQTTLTGGID from the coding sequence ATGTCACAGGTCCTGGGCTTTCGCGAGCTCGGCCAGATGGCCTACGAGCCTGTCTGGCACGCCATGCAGCGCTTCACGAACGAGCGCGGCACCTCGGCTCCCGATGAGGTCTGGCTGGTGGAGCACCCGCCGGTGTTTACCCAGGGCCAGGCCGGCAAGGCCGAACATCTGCTACTTCCGGGTGATATTCCGGTGGTGCAGGTCGACCGAGGTGGCCAAGTGACTTACCATGGCCCCGGCCAACTGGTGGCGTATTTGCTGTTGGACGTGCGCAAGCTGGGTTTTGGCGTGCGCGACCTGGTCAGCCGCATTGAGGCTTGCCTGATCGAGCTGCTGGCCAGCTACGGGATAACCGCCGCAGCCAAGCCCGATGCCCCAGGTGTGTATGTAGATGGCGCGAAAATCGCCTCCCTGGGGCTGCGCATCCGTCACGGGTGTTCCTTTCATGGCCTGGCCCTGAACGTGGACATGGACCTGGCCCCGTTCCGTCGGATCAACCCGTGCGGCTACGCCGGGTTGGCAATGACCCAGATGAGCGAGCACGCCACACCGATTAAATTTGCCGAGGTTAGTGCCCGGCTGCGCGCGCAGCTCGTCAAACACCTCGACTATGCTGAGCAGACGACCCTTACGGGCGGAATCGACTGA